In Miniphocaeibacter halophilus, the following proteins share a genomic window:
- a CDS encoding QueT transporter family protein: protein MSKKFNSKFIVRQGVIAALYVLMTVVPPLSNLSYGPIQLRLSEALTLLAFFNGEYIWGLTIGCLFANIFSPFGVLDIVVGTFASFLAAYFMSKCKNIWLSSIIPAIANILVGIQLYFIGVSKAGVLIVTGQIMVSEIIVVSLIGVPIFKMLIKNKVLVDYLKLNIKNKNLTINFKKMGK, encoded by the coding sequence ATGAGTAAAAAATTTAATTCAAAATTTATTGTTCGACAAGGTGTAATTGCTGCCCTATATGTTTTAATGACAGTAGTTCCACCACTATCTAATCTTTCGTATGGACCTATACAACTTAGGTTGTCGGAGGCTTTAACATTACTTGCATTTTTTAATGGAGAATATATTTGGGGACTTACTATAGGTTGCTTATTTGCCAATATATTTAGTCCTTTCGGAGTTCTGGATATTGTTGTAGGAACTTTTGCTTCTTTTCTTGCAGCATATTTTATGAGTAAATGTAAAAATATTTGGCTTTCCAGTATTATTCCGGCAATTGCAAATATTTTAGTTGGAATTCAGCTATATTTTATTGGTGTTTCTAAGGCAGGGGTTTTAATTGTAACAGGTCAAATAATGGTATCCGAAATAATAGTTGTATCATTAATAGGCGTTCCTATATTTAAAATGTTAATTAAAAATAAAGTTTTAGTGGATTATTTAAAGTTAAACATTAAGAATAAAAACTTAACAATAAATTTTAAAAAAATGGGTAAATAA
- a CDS encoding GNAT family N-acetyltransferase has product MGFIRSMTIEDYFEASNLWQNTPGMGLRGLDDTFEGIKFFLEYNPELSIVYEEDGRVEGTVLCGFDGKRAYLYHVAISEKIKGRAIGRQMIKHLEDVLKAKNINGVALVAFCDNIVGNKFWDNLGYHPRKDLYYRDKNLNIDNLYVKKG; this is encoded by the coding sequence ATGGGTTTTATTAGATCTATGACTATTGAAGATTATTTTGAAGCTTCAAATCTTTGGCAAAATACTCCTGGAATGGGACTAAGAGGTTTAGATGACACTTTTGAAGGTATTAAGTTCTTTTTAGAATACAATCCTGAACTTTCAATTGTATATGAGGAAGATGGAAGGGTTGAGGGAACTGTTCTTTGTGGATTCGATGGGAAAAGAGCATATTTATATCATGTTGCCATTTCAGAAAAAATCAAAGGAAGGGCCATAGGACGCCAAATGATAAAACATCTTGAAGATGTTTTAAAAGCAAAAAATATTAACGGAGTTGCCTTAGTTGCTTTTTGTGATAATATTGTTGGAAATAAATTTTGGGATAATTTAGGATACCATCCAAGAAAAGATTTATATTATAGGGATAAAAATTTAAATATTGATAATTTATATGTAAAAAAAGGCTAA
- a CDS encoding aspartate/glutamate racemase family protein: protein MKTIGLIGGMSWESTTLYYEIINKVVSEKLGGLHSAKILLYSVDFAEIEELQRKGQWNKSADILAEIAMNLEVAGADFILICTNTMHKVAGKVQGKINIPILHIAEATVAKLKENKISKVLLLGTKYTMTEDFYKGKLKAKGIDVVVPNEEDIEIVNEIIFSELCLGKINEKSKEKYIKIINSYKDRGIEGVILGCTEIGLLINQNDLEIPVFDTTIIHCEQAANYATMK from the coding sequence ATGAAAACCATAGGATTAATTGGCGGTATGAGTTGGGAAAGTACTACCTTGTACTATGAAATAATAAACAAGGTGGTTTCTGAAAAACTAGGAGGGCTACATTCTGCAAAAATCTTACTTTATTCTGTAGATTTTGCAGAAATTGAAGAACTTCAAAGAAAGGGGCAATGGAACAAATCTGCCGATATATTGGCTGAAATTGCTATGAACTTGGAAGTAGCAGGTGCAGATTTTATATTAATCTGTACAAATACCATGCATAAAGTAGCAGGTAAGGTTCAAGGAAAAATAAATATTCCAATTTTGCATATTGCTGAAGCAACAGTTGCAAAGTTAAAAGAAAACAAGATAAGTAAAGTATTATTACTTGGTACAAAATATACTATGACAGAAGATTTTTACAAGGGCAAATTAAAAGCAAAGGGCATTGATGTAGTAGTTCCAAATGAAGAGGATATTGAAATAGTCAATGAAATAATTTTCTCGGAATTATGCCTAGGAAAAATCAATGAAAAATCAAAGGAAAAATATATTAAAATAATAAATTCCTATAAGGACAGGGGAATTGAAGGCGTAATATTAGGCTGTACTGAAATTGGATTATTAATAAATCAAAATGATTTAGAAATTCCGGTTTTTGACACAACAATAATACATTGTGAACAAGCAGCTAATTATGCAACAATGAAATAA
- a CDS encoding D-2-hydroxyacid dehydrogenase, whose product MNIVILDGYLVNPGDLSWSNIEQLGNLTVYDRTPKELVSERIKDADIALINNTFVEKDSIKQAKNLKYISMLATGFDNVDTEECKKRGIEVSNIPSYGTETVAQFTFALLLELCNHVKIQSDSVLKGEWTNNDKYGYWLKEQYELHGKTMGIIGYGKIGRKVGEIAKAFGMKVLAYRGENKAKKYEEEVSLDYLLENSDIISLHSNLNEKNKGIINKNTIAKMKKGVKIINVARGGLIVEEDLKEALNSGYISGAGVDVVSEEPIRENNPLLKAKNIIITSHIAWTTKEARQRIIDMATENIKSFLNGNTINVVNK is encoded by the coding sequence ATGAATATAGTAATATTAGATGGATATTTAGTAAATCCCGGAGATTTAAGCTGGTCAAATATTGAACAGTTAGGAAATTTAACCGTATATGACAGAACTCCAAAAGAACTTGTATCGGAGAGAATAAAAGATGCAGATATAGCTTTAATCAACAATACTTTTGTAGAAAAGGATTCAATTAAACAGGCTAAAAATTTGAAATATATTTCTATGTTAGCTACTGGATTTGACAATGTAGATACAGAGGAATGTAAAAAAAGAGGGATAGAAGTTTCAAATATTCCTTCTTATGGAACAGAAACAGTGGCTCAATTTACCTTTGCCCTATTACTGGAACTGTGTAACCATGTAAAAATACAAAGTGATTCGGTTTTAAAGGGAGAATGGACTAATAACGACAAATATGGTTATTGGTTAAAGGAACAGTATGAACTACATGGAAAAACAATGGGAATTATAGGCTATGGAAAAATAGGTAGAAAAGTTGGGGAAATAGCTAAGGCTTTTGGCATGAAAGTTTTAGCCTATAGAGGAGAAAATAAGGCTAAGAAATATGAAGAAGAAGTTTCTTTGGATTATTTATTGGAAAATTCCGATATTATTTCACTTCATTCAAATTTAAATGAAAAAAATAAAGGGATAATAAACAAAAACACTATAGCTAAAATGAAAAAGGGAGTAAAAATAATAAATGTAGCTAGAGGTGGACTAATAGTAGAAGAGGATTTAAAGGAGGCTTTAAATTCCGGTTATATTTCCGGAGCTGGAGTAGATGTAGTTTCTGAAGAGCCAATAAGAGAAAATAATCCACTTTTAAAAGCTAAAAATATAATTATTACTTCCCATATTGCCTGGACAACAAAAGAGGCAAGACAAAGAATTATAGATATGGCTACAGAAAACATAAAATCATTTCTAAATGGAAATACTATAAATGTGGTGAATAAATGA
- a CDS encoding PTS sugar transporter subunit IIA: MFKKLFKKDKESKTGEIFAIQSGEVVAVTEVPDAMFAQKILGDGVGLIPEGNSIYSPVSGTVDVVANTSHAVGIKTNDGLDVLVHIGLETVGLEGKGFDVKVKVGDKVNVGDLLADVDFDFLKEKGFEIITPIIITNMDDIKELKINTGKATAKETVVIEYTRN, translated from the coding sequence ATGTTTAAAAAATTATTTAAAAAAGATAAGGAATCAAAAACAGGGGAAATTTTTGCAATTCAATCAGGTGAAGTAGTAGCTGTAACAGAAGTTCCGGATGCTATGTTTGCACAAAAAATATTAGGTGATGGAGTAGGACTTATTCCAGAGGGAAATAGTATTTACAGTCCTGTATCAGGTACAGTTGATGTTGTGGCAAATACTTCCCATGCTGTTGGAATTAAAACTAACGACGGATTGGATGTTTTAGTTCATATTGGTTTGGAAACTGTAGGACTGGAAGGAAAAGGATTTGATGTAAAGGTTAAAGTTGGAGATAAGGTAAATGTAGGAGATTTACTAGCAGATGTAGACTTTGACTTTTTAAAGGAAAAAGGATTTGAAATTATAACTCCAATAATAATTACAAATATGGACGATATTAAGGAGCTTAAAATTAATACCGGAAAAGCAACAGCAAAAGAAACAGTAGTTATAGAATATACTAGAAATTAA
- a CDS encoding YifB family Mg chelatase-like AAA ATPase, with protein MYSKIMTCVLEGLQGYAIEVEADIARGLQAFNIVGLPDISIKESKERVRSAITNSGYTFPIGRITINLAPANLKKEGSQLDISIAVAILTAFGVVYNVPSKDIAFIGELSLDGRIMSIQGALPMAISLKELGFKKVIVPDDNKEECSLVKGIEIIPVKNLKDLVDYLNNELKIENYNDEIFTLENLNPSYNVDFSEIKGQEKLKRAMEIAAAGEHNLIMIGPPGAGKTMAAMRLPTILPPLNFEEAIECTKIYSVSGNLRENKLIMERPFRAPHHSSSSVAIIGGGRIPMPGEISLAHNGALFLDELPEFNKSTIEVLRQPLEEKNITISRANATLTYPANFIFIAGMNPCPCGYYGDETHECNCTLPQIQKYLAKVSRPILDRIDIHIEVEPVKLEKLTSNEETENSENIRNRVVNARNIQAKRYRKEKIKTNGQMNNRLIKKYIKLNNELNIILEKAYDKYKFSARTINKILKLSRTIADLDNKDNITANHLLEAIRYRTVDSKYWG; from the coding sequence ATGTATTCAAAAATAATGACTTGTGTTTTAGAGGGACTTCAAGGTTATGCTATTGAAGTTGAAGCGGATATTGCAAGAGGACTTCAAGCTTTTAATATTGTAGGACTTCCTGATATTTCTATAAAAGAATCTAAGGAAAGAGTTCGTTCGGCTATTACAAATTCCGGCTATACTTTTCCAATTGGTAGAATAACTATTAATTTAGCTCCAGCTAATTTAAAAAAAGAAGGTTCTCAATTGGATATTTCCATAGCTGTTGCTATTCTAACTGCCTTTGGCGTAGTTTATAATGTACCAAGTAAAGACATTGCCTTTATTGGTGAGTTGTCTTTAGATGGAAGAATTATGAGCATTCAGGGTGCGTTACCTATGGCTATTTCCTTAAAGGAGCTAGGATTTAAAAAGGTCATAGTACCGGATGATAATAAGGAAGAATGTTCTTTAGTTAAGGGAATTGAAATTATTCCTGTAAAAAACTTAAAGGATTTAGTGGATTATTTAAATAACGAATTGAAAATAGAAAATTATAATGATGAAATTTTTACTTTGGAAAATTTAAATCCAAGTTACAATGTGGATTTTAGTGAAATAAAGGGGCAGGAAAAATTAAAGCGTGCAATGGAAATTGCTGCAGCCGGTGAACATAATTTAATTATGATAGGTCCACCAGGTGCAGGAAAGACCATGGCAGCAATGAGATTGCCAACTATTTTACCTCCTTTGAATTTTGAGGAAGCAATTGAATGTACTAAGATATATTCAGTTAGTGGTAATTTAAGAGAAAATAAATTAATTATGGAAAGACCTTTCAGGGCACCACATCATAGTAGTTCCTCTGTTGCAATTATTGGTGGCGGAAGAATTCCAATGCCGGGAGAAATTTCCTTAGCCCATAATGGAGCCTTGTTTTTAGATGAGTTACCTGAATTTAATAAAAGCACTATTGAAGTTTTAAGACAGCCTTTAGAGGAAAAAAATATTACTATTTCAAGAGCCAATGCAACACTAACCTATCCGGCTAATTTCATATTTATAGCCGGCATGAATCCATGTCCATGCGGATACTATGGAGACGAAACCCACGAATGTAATTGTACTTTACCACAAATACAAAAGTACCTAGCTAAGGTTAGTAGACCAATTCTCGATAGAATAGATATACATATAGAAGTTGAACCGGTAAAATTAGAAAAATTAACTTCTAATGAGGAAACGGAAAATTCTGAAAATATAAGAAATAGGGTAGTTAATGCTAGAAATATTCAGGCTAAAAGATATAGGAAAGAAAAAATAAAAACCAATGGTCAGATGAATAATAGGCTTATTAAGAAATATATTAAATTAAATAATGAATTAAATATTATTTTGGAAAAAGCCTACGATAAATATAAATTCTCTGCAAGAACTATTAATAAAATCCTCAAATTAAGTAGGACTATTGCAGATTTAGACAATAAAGATAATATTACTGCTAATCATTTACTGGAAGCTATTAGATACAGAACAGTAGACAGTAAATATTGGGGATAG
- a CDS encoding MATE family efflux transporter, translating into MINRSNKFKIIKELNTFAAPLVINNLFNTLISIVLASIVGRISINAISTYGIVDNFIYSLIGVLTVGVISFNIYASRVIEKDYSQFLNWFKSIFILNFIIGVFALIIIFLFSENIMRYIYDFEGRELIVGIKFLRIMSLTILLNAIIFSMTNLLKVRKKTNEILKIGVVSSIIQVILSYIFTKYIFSGDYKLTGIALASVMSLILNVTYYIYILWDDFKLITNIKSSKKLILIKLSIPLVFQEILEGALFSVVIMALIKRSGTDILSAYNINYVMVGVFLTPMYMYCNGLIVLMGEAIGRKDKESVRNLPRVATFLTLFFYVILAVLFYIFKDIVVAYFTDEIELKEIVKNIMIPVFFLSGFQIFFEISKYSLQAIGKEKITLYSTGVINIFTILILLFIYNSNIFNLYTILLFVAFNYLSLAIVFRILFFKSLK; encoded by the coding sequence GTGATAAATAGGTCTAATAAATTTAAAATAATAAAAGAATTAAATACTTTTGCAGCACCACTAGTTATTAACAATTTATTTAATACATTAATTTCTATAGTTTTAGCTTCTATAGTAGGAAGAATTTCTATAAATGCTATATCTACTTATGGCATAGTTGATAATTTTATATATTCTCTAATAGGGGTATTAACAGTAGGAGTAATATCTTTTAATATATATGCTTCAAGAGTTATAGAAAAAGACTATAGTCAATTTCTAAATTGGTTTAAGTCCATCTTTATATTAAATTTTATAATAGGTGTTTTTGCATTAATTATAATATTTTTATTTAGTGAAAATATAATGAGATATATTTATGATTTTGAAGGTAGAGAATTAATAGTTGGAATAAAGTTCTTAAGAATAATGTCATTAACTATATTGTTAAATGCAATAATATTTTCCATGACTAATTTGTTAAAAGTTAGGAAAAAGACAAATGAGATATTGAAAATAGGAGTAGTATCATCTATTATTCAAGTAATATTATCATATATTTTTACTAAATACATATTTAGTGGAGATTATAAATTAACAGGAATAGCTTTAGCTTCAGTAATGTCATTAATATTAAATGTAACATATTATATTTATATATTATGGGATGATTTTAAATTAATAACAAATATTAAAAGTAGTAAAAAACTTATACTTATAAAATTAAGTATTCCTTTAGTATTCCAGGAGATTTTAGAAGGAGCCTTGTTTTCCGTTGTAATAATGGCATTAATAAAACGATCAGGAACTGATATACTTTCTGCGTATAACATAAACTATGTTATGGTAGGGGTATTTTTAACGCCAATGTATATGTATTGTAATGGGTTAATAGTTCTTATGGGGGAAGCTATAGGAAGAAAAGACAAGGAATCTGTAAGAAATTTGCCTAGAGTAGCAACATTTTTAACCTTGTTTTTTTATGTTATTCTAGCAGTCTTATTTTATATATTTAAGGATATAGTAGTTGCTTATTTTACTGATGAAATTGAACTAAAGGAGATTGTAAAAAACATTATGATTCCAGTATTTTTTCTAAGTGGATTCCAAATATTTTTTGAGATTTCAAAGTATTCCTTACAAGCTATAGGAAAAGAAAAAATCACCTTATATTCCACAGGGGTTATTAATATTTTTACTATTTTAATCTTGTTATTTATATATAATTCAAATATTTTTAATTTGTATACAATACTTTTGTTTGTGGCTTTTAATTATTTGAGTTTAGCAATTGTATTTAGAATATTATTTTTTAAAAGTTTAAAATAG